A stretch of Portunus trituberculatus isolate SZX2019 chromosome 48, ASM1759143v1, whole genome shotgun sequence DNA encodes these proteins:
- the LOC123498470 gene encoding uncharacterized protein LOC123498470 has translation MLRTSRRSALRFVTVNSEPVKADVGTSANTPGQTHASSSTQSHLHSPAAVFYNPVLRSCSKFHIADVYYYSPHGAVSRIMETRGQATAAQTLDKLTALIEAQQEQASEDRHGDATTRSQRHDATSVDHTHNRHTSSPDSSLREFKVWRSAWSDYEELLQLHDQPVRTQLAHFRSCLTPEMRGTLAHAVGIAEDDNNTPVGDILVLVHAHFQRQRNVTLRRVKFEERRQGTGESFDDFYVSLKELADDAELCDECLDSRLVTRITSGVANQSLRRKLLAIDPPPDLPDVLRLCRSEESAMKTETDLDNAGNVVKRISTNKRRPRSASRGRQMGATRCTGCGGSPHPQGRLKQCKAWGFPADKLDVPSTLLDFWKIRGDLASEDGLVLYGSRLVVPYSLRRQVLSRLHDSHRGIEATKRRARQVVWWPGINSDITSCVKACHACQEVLPSQQKEPLISDPLPSRPFEDVSADLFTHAGKDYLIYADRLSGWPCIAEYGREASSRTTTKLLCRIFRDVGVPVRLRSDGGPQFTSSTFRSFTQRWGINHVMSSPGYPQSNGHAEAFVKKVKYLIAKVCATDASDEEAFDRGLLELRNTPRPDGRSPAQVLYGHPLRSAVPAHRRAFAPEWQVAADECDARWAATRRESEKYYNKNARSLPPLHIGDHVRLQDRATKRWDKIGVVVGVGRHRDYHVKLPSGRVFWRNRRFIRPTHSSLNGSSFPSDSDQEARPCVSKKVRFSLPQRRSTRPRRSPDRLVP, from the exons ATGCTCCGCACCTCGCGACGCTCCGCACTTCGCTTCGTGACGGTGAACTCCGAACCCGTGAAAGCTGATGTGGGAACCTCGGCTAACACACCTGGACAGACACACGCCAGCTCCAGCACCCAGTCGCATCTCCATTCTCCAGCTGCTGTATTCTACAACCCTGTACTACGAAGCTGTAGTAAATTCCACATTGCTGACGTGTATTATTACTCAccacatggcgcagtgagtagGATCATGGAGACAAGAGGACAAGCGACGGCAGCGCAGACGCTGGACAAGCTGACGGCGCTAATCGAAGCTCAACAGGAGCAAGCTAGCGAGGACCGAC ATGGCGACGCCACTACCCGCAGCCAGCGCCACGACGCCACGTCAGTCGACCACACGCACAACCGCCACACAAGCTCTCCTGACTCATCTCTACGTGAATTCAAGGTATGGCGTAGTGCGTGGTCCGACTATGAGGAGCTTCTACAGCTTCATGACCAGCCGGTGCGGACGCAGTTGGCGCACTTCCGCTCGTGCCTCACCCCTGAGATGCGTGGGACGTTGGCGCACGCTGTCGGGATTGCAGAGGACGACAACAACACGCCAGTCGGTGatatcctcgtcctcgtccatGCACACTTCCAAAGGCAGCGCAACGTGACCTTGCGTCGTGTGAAGTTCGAGGAACGCCGCCAGGGTACCGGTGAGTCGTTTGATGATTTTTACGTCTCCCTTAAAGAGCTAGCTGACGATGCTGAGCTCTGTGACGAGTGCTTAGACTCGCGTTTGGTTACTCGCATCACCTCTGGGGTTGCAAATCAGTCCCTACGGAGGAAGTTACTGGCCATTGATCCACCTCCAGACCTTCCTGATGTTCTACGACTGTGCCGCAGTGAAGAATCTGCCATGAAGACCGAGACTGACCTTGACAATGCTGGGAACGTTGTAAAACGGATCTCCACCAACAAGCGCCGCCCTCGGAGTGCTTCACGTGGTCGTCAGATGGGTGCAACGAGGTGCACAGGCTGTGGAGGTTCACCGCACCCGCAAGGGCGTCTCAAGCAGTGCAAAGCATGGG GTTTCCCTGCTGACAAATTGGATGTTCCATCTACTCTCCTGGATTTCTGGAAGATTCGCGGCGACCTGGCGTCGGAGGATGGACTAGTGTTGTATGGATCACGGCTCGTTGTGCCTTATTCCCTTAGGCGTCAAGTCCTCTCTCGCTTACACGACTCCCACAGGGGTATCGAAGCTACGAAGCGTCGGGCTCGTCAAGTTGTCTGGTGGCCCGGTATCAACAGCGATATTACCAGTTGCGTGAAGGCATGCCATGCCTGCCAGGAAGTGCTGCCATCACAACAAAAGGAACCTTTGATCTCCGACCCACTGCCCTCTCGCCCATTCGAAGATGTGTCTGCTGACCTGTTCACACACGCCGGTAAGGATTACCTCATTTACGCCGACCGCTTGTCAGGGTGGCCATGTATTGCAGAGTATGGTCGAGAAGCATCGTCACGCACCACGACGAAACTGCTGTGCCGCATTTTTCGGGATGTGGGTGTACCAGTCCGCCTACGCTCAGATGGAGGACCTCAATTCACCAGCTCAACGTTCCGATCTTTTACACAGCGCTGGGGTATTAACCATGTTATGTCTTCCCCAGGATACCCTCAGTCCAATGGGCATGCCGAGGCCTTCGTCAAGAAGGTGAAGTATCTCATTGCTAAGGTGTGTGCAACTGACGCCAGCGATGAGGAGGCTTTTGACAGGGGCTTACTTGAGCTCCGGAACACTCCCCGTCCTGATGGCCGTTCCCCAGCTCAGGTGCTGTACGGTCACCCTCTCAGGTCTGCCGTGCCCGCACACAGGCGTGCCTTTGCGCCTGAGTGGCAAGTTGCTGCTGATGAATGTGATGCCAGATGGGCCGCAACGAGGAGAGAGTCGGAGAAGTATTACAACAAAAACGCCCGATCCTTGCCACCACTACACATCGGCGACCATGTGCGGCTACAGGACCGCGCCACCAAACGTTGGGACAAGATTGGTGTTGTGGTCGGTGTTGGGAGGCACCGGGACTACCATGTGAAGCTCCCTAGTGgcagagttttctggagaaacCGCCGTTTCATCCGGCCTACTCACTCATCCCTTAATggatcttcctttccctcagatAGTGATCAGGAAGCAAGACCGTGTGTAAGCAAGAAGGTGCGGTTCTCGTTACCGCAGCGTCGCAGCACACGACCACGCCGGAGCCCGGATCGTCTTGTCCCGTAA